A portion of the Ricinus communis isolate WT05 ecotype wild-type chromosome 10, ASM1957865v1, whole genome shotgun sequence genome contains these proteins:
- the LOC8260239 gene encoding scarecrow-like protein 9 has protein sequence MDPSLRGFASTTNGTQLGNQPVSVLSNQSLVVPVHRFENSSKNRNFIEFPYHPTNSKSSSVNPNSNGNHEEDSPEDCDFSDTVLRYISQMLMEEDIEDKTCMLQDSLDLQAAEKSFYEVLGKKYPPSPEPKRVSICQKVENPYDSFSSNSSTSTYLDDNSSIQNLCHYNSFPPQVIGINISPSSYGSSNSEIKSTDGLVHSPNSTFPVPHWNNESQSISQFIKGVEEASKFLPNGDDLFRNIEVNRFLFKEPKSSSSRFTIKEERNDEGEYSPGGRRGRKNPYRENGDIEDARSSKQPAIYVESDMEEHAVDKMLLYSAGEGKKDFSDLCESLKNAAIKSEHNGQSKGCKGGKGRGKKHNGKKEVVDLRTLLISCAQAVAADDRRSAYEMLKQIRQHSSPFGDGNQRLAHCFANGLDARLAGTGSQIYKGLVSKRTSAANVLKAYHLYLAACPFRKLTNFLSNKTIMELSANSASIHIIDFGILYGFQWPTLIQRLSWRPKPPKVRITGIDFPQPGFRPAERVEETGRRLATYAKKFNVPFEYNAIAKKWETIKFEELKIDREEIIVVTCFYRAKNLLDETVVVDSPKDIVLRLVKKINPNIFILGIINGAYSAPFFITRFREALFHFSSLFDMLDSIVPREDMERMLIEKEIIGREALNVVACEGWERVERPETYKQWQVRALRAGFVQLSFDREIVKQAIEKVRKLYHKNFLINEDGRWLLQGWKGRIIYALSAWKPM, from the coding sequence ATGGATCCCAGCTTAAGGGGTTTTGCAAGTACAACGAATGGAACACAATTGGGAAATCAACCTGTTTCTGTTCTTTCAAATCAGAGTCTCGTTGTACCTGTACACAGGTTTGAAAATTCCTCTAAAAATCGTAACTTTATCGAGTTTCCTTATCATCCTACCAATTCAAAATCAAGTAGTGTAAACCCAAATTCAAATGGGAATCACGAAGAAGATTCCCCAGAAGATTGTGATTTTTCAGATACAGTGTTGAGATATATAAGTCAAATGCTTATGGAAGAAGATATAGAGGATAAGACTTGTATGCTTCAAGACTCCTTAGATCTTCAAGCTGCTGAGAAATCTTTCTATGAAGTTCTAGGCAAGAAATACCCTCCTTCACCGGAACCCAAACGGGTTTCTATCTGTCAAAAGGTTGAGAACCCGTATGATAGTTTCTCCAGTAATAGTAGTACGAGTACCTATTTAGATGATAACTCGTCTATTCAAAATCTGTGTCATTACAATTCCTTTCCACCACAAGTCATTGGTATTAATATATCCCCATCATCTTATGGCTCTTCCAATAGTGAAATCAAAAGTACAGATGGACTCGTGCACTCTCCAAACAGTACTTTCCCAGTCCCTCATTGGAATAATGAGAGCCAATCCATCTCCCAGTTTATCAAGGGGGTTGAGGAGGCTAGTAAGTTTCTCCCCAATGGTGATGACTTGTTTCGTAACATTGAGGTCAACAGGTTTTTATTTAAGGAACCAAAGTCGAGCAGTAGTAGGTTTACAATCAAGGAGGAGAGAAATGATGAAGGAGAGTACTCACCTGGAGGGCGAAGGGGAAGGAAGAATCCATACAGGGAGAATGGAGATATAGAAGATGCAAGGAGTAGCAAGCAACCGGCTATTTATGTTGAATCTGACATGGAAGAACATGCGGTTGATAAGATGTTGCTTTATAGTGCTGGGGAGGGTAAAAAAGATTTCTCAGATCTTTGTGAGTCACTGAAGAATGCGGCAATAAAAAGCGAGCACAATGGGCAATCAAAGGGATGCAAAGGTGGAAAAGGTAGAGGTAAGAAACATAATGGGAAAAAAGAAGTGGTGGATTTGAGAACCCTTCTGATCAGTTGTGCACAAGCTGTGGCAGCTGATGACCGTAGGAGTGCATATGAAATGCTAAAGCAGATTAGGCAGCATTCCTCTCCTTTTGGTGATGGGAATCAGAGATTGGCTCATTGCTTTGCTAATGGTCTTGATGCACGCTTGGCAGGTACTGGTAGCCAGATTTACAAAGGCCTGGTTAGCAAGAGAACATCTGCTGCCAATGTCTTAAAAGCTTACCATCTTTATCTTGCTGCATGCCCTTTCAGGAAGCTCACTAATTTTCTCTCTAACAAGACAATAATGGAGCTTTCAGCAAATTCAGCAAGTATTCATATTATAGATTTTGGTATCCTTTATGGTTTCCAATGGCCTACCCTTATTCAGCGTCTTTCATGGAGACCGAAACCGCCAAAGGTTCGGATTACTGGAATAGATTTTCCGCAACCTGGCTTTCGTCCAGCCGAACGGGTTGAGGAAACTGGGCGTCGCTTAGCAACTTATGCTAAGAAGTTCAATGTTCCATTTGAGTACAATGCCATAGCAAAGAAATGGGAAACCATAAAATTTGAGGAACTTAAGATTGACAGGGAAGAAATCATTGTTGTTACCTGCTTTTATCGGGCTAAGAACTTACTAGATGAAACAGTAGTAGTAGATAGTCCAAAAGATATTGTTCTTAGATTAGTAAAGAAGATTAAtcctaatatttttatccttGGAATAATTAATGGGGCCTATAGTGCCCCGTTCTTTATTACACGGTTCCGAGAGGCTCTATTTCACTTCTCTTCATTATTTGATATGCTAGACTCCATTGTGCCCCGTGAGGATATGGAAAGGATGCTGATTGAGAAAGAAATCATCGGCAGGGAGGCATTGAATGTTGTAGCCTGTGAAGGCTGGGAAAGAGTGGAGAGGCCAGAAACATACAAGCAGTGGCAGGTCCGTGCCTTAAGGGCTGGATTTGTACAGCTGTCTTTTGATCGAGAGATTGTGAAGCAAGCAATTGAAAAAGTAAGGAAGCTTTACCATAAAAATTTCCTAATCAATGAGGATGGCCGATGGCTGTTGCAAGGGTGGAAGGGGAGAATAATTTATGCACTCTCTGCCTGGAAACCTATGTAG
- the LOC8260240 gene encoding 30S ribosomal protein 3, chloroplastic, whose translation MSASMAIQPKIKSSLKPVNLTSQTLFLKPLKISTPFISFQPKSSYLSIHSPATTLKTIQDLPKLKLSASAADSILSQEVSPTHKEKLGVVVKPMEKPRIVLKLTWMEKAIGVGLDQVIPGFGTIPLSPYYFWPKEDAWQHLKVLLESKPWISQKQMHILLNQATDIINLWQDSGCNSL comes from the exons atgtcaGCATCAATGGCAATACAACCCAAAATCAAATCTTCTCTGAAACCTGTAAATCTCACTTCACAAACCCTTTTTCTAAAACCTCTTAAAATTAGTACCCCTTTCATTTCTTTCCAACCCAAATCCTCCTATTTGAGCATACACTCTCCCGCTACTACTCTCAAAACAATTCAAGACTTACCAAAACTAAAACTTTCAGCTTCAGCTGCTGACTCTATTCTCTCTCAAGAAGTGTCACCCACTCATAAAGAG AAGCTTGGAGTGGTGGTGAAGCCAATGGAGAAACCGAGAATAGTGTTGAAGCTGACTTGGATGGAAAAAGCAATTGGAGTTGGATTAGACCAAGTGATACCAGGTTTTGGCACAATCCCTCTGAGTCCTTACTACTTTTGGCCTAAGGAAGATGCCTGGCAACACCTTAAGGTGTTGCTTGAAAGCAAACCATGGATATCCCAGAAGCAAATGCATATTCTTCTCAATCAGGCTACTGATATCATTAACCTCTGGCAAGATAGTGGTTGCAATTCTTTGTAA